In Crocosphaera sp. UHCC 0190, a genomic segment contains:
- a CDS encoding hydrogenase small subunit: MANVLWLQGGACSGNTISFLNAEEPTLVDLITDFGINILWHPSLGLELGDDLQQLLQDCVSGKIPVDILVFEGTVVNAPKGSGEWNRFAGRPMKDWLADLSKVAAFVVAVGDCATYGGIPAMEPNPSESVGLQFLKRKEGGSLGTDYRSQAGLPVINIPGCPAHPDWISQILVAVATGRVGDITLDEFHRPETFFRSFTQTGCTRNMHFSYKASTQDFGQRTGCLFYDMGCRGPMTHSSCNRILWNRVSSKTRAGMPCLGCTEPEFPFHDLKPGTVFKTQTVMGVPKELPPGINKKDYALLTVVAKDTSPSWASDDFFTV, translated from the coding sequence ATGGCTAATGTTCTTTGGCTGCAAGGCGGGGCCTGTTCTGGGAATACCATATCCTTTCTCAATGCAGAAGAACCGACCTTAGTAGACTTAATTACCGACTTTGGGATTAATATCTTATGGCATCCTTCCCTCGGTTTGGAATTAGGCGATGATTTACAACAACTCTTACAGGACTGTGTTAGTGGCAAAATTCCCGTCGATATCCTAGTATTTGAGGGAACAGTCGTTAATGCCCCCAAGGGAAGCGGAGAATGGAACCGTTTTGCGGGTCGTCCCATGAAAGACTGGTTAGCAGATCTTTCTAAGGTTGCCGCTTTTGTGGTTGCCGTGGGAGACTGTGCCACCTATGGGGGAATTCCGGCCATGGAACCCAACCCCAGCGAGTCCGTAGGCTTACAATTCCTGAAACGGAAGGAAGGGGGTTCTCTAGGGACAGACTATCGTTCTCAAGCGGGTCTACCTGTTATCAATATACCGGGGTGTCCTGCTCATCCTGACTGGATTAGTCAAATTTTGGTAGCAGTGGCCACGGGGAGAGTGGGAGACATCACCCTTGATGAGTTTCACCGTCCCGAAACCTTTTTCCGTAGCTTTACCCAAACAGGTTGCACGCGGAATATGCACTTTTCCTATAAAGCAAGTACCCAAGACTTCGGACAACGTACCGGATGTCTCTTTTATGATATGGGTTGCCGTGGCCCCATGACTCATTCTTCCTGTAACCGTATTTTATGGAATCGGGTATCTTCTAAAACCCGTGCGGGAATGCCCTGTTTAGGTTGTACCGAACCAGAATTTCCCTTCCATGATCTTAAACCAGGAACAGTCTTTAAGACGCAAACCGTGATGGGTGTTCCCAAAGAATTACCCCCTGGTATTAATAAGAAAGATTATGCCTTATTAACCGTTGTGGCTAAAGATACCAGTCCATCTTGGGCCAGCGATGACTTTTTTACTGTGTAA
- a CDS encoding DUF29 domain-containing protein, protein MSKTLYDQDFQKWIETTIYQLQKGEFSSLDIDHLVEELTDLGKSEKRALESNLMILLAHLLKLKVQHDAPSSMKDSWYGSIIEHRQRVQKNLRDTPSLKAYFKTAIENAYSDARKIAIKEGKLAKFGVSIPQENEYPKSCPFSQEQILDEDFYGN, encoded by the coding sequence ATGTCTAAAACACTTTACGACCAAGATTTTCAAAAGTGGATAGAAACAACTATTTATCAATTACAAAAGGGTGAATTTTCCTCCTTAGATATTGATCACTTAGTTGAGGAATTAACAGACTTGGGAAAATCAGAGAAAAGAGCATTAGAAAGTAATTTGATGATTCTTTTAGCTCATTTACTCAAACTAAAAGTACAACATGATGCACCTTCATCTATGAAAGATAGTTGGTATGGTTCTATTATTGAACATCGTCAACGAGTTCAGAAAAATTTACGGGATACTCCTTCCCTTAAAGCTTATTTTAAAACTGCGATAGAAAATGCTTATTCTGATGCTCGTAAAATTGCCATTAAAGAAGGTAAACTTGCTAAGTTTGGTGTTTCTATTCCTCAAGAAAATGAATATCCTAAAAGTTGTCCTTTTTCTCAAGAACAGATATTAGATGAAGATTTTTATGGTAATTAA
- a CDS encoding nickel-dependent hydrogenase large subunit, producing the protein MAVQKLEISPVGRVEGDLDVRVDIEDGYVVNAWTKAELFRGFEVILRGKDPQAGLIVTPRICGICGASHLSCASWALDTAWGTEVPRNAILARNLGQLVETIQSHPRHFYALYAIDLTNKKYKNSPFYEEACKRFSAFTGTSYEIAITTSAKPVELYALFGGQWPHSSYMVPGGVMCAPTLTDVTRGWGIMEYFRTNWLEPVWLGCSLERYEQIQTYEDFLEWLDESPNHANSDLGFYWRMGLDIGLDKYGAGPGKYLTWGYLPHEDKYQKPTIEGRNAAVIMKGGVYDSFTDTHQMVDHTFTRENTSHAWYEEGTADVHPFDRTTVPKEINTGDYEGKYSWSTAVSHKDLGRMEVGSLARQLVAGGKHGESWQHYDGLVLDMFKKMGGPSIHLREFARMHESVKLYREVERCLREFKLNDPWYIKPTEKDGRGWGGTEASRGALCHWVEVEGGKIKNYQVIAPTTWNVGPRDGNHTRGPIEDALIGIPIEDPTNPVEVGHVARSFDSCLVCTVHAHDAKTGKELARFRTN; encoded by the coding sequence ATGGCAGTTCAAAAATTAGAAATATCTCCGGTTGGGAGAGTCGAAGGAGACTTAGATGTTAGAGTTGATATTGAAGATGGCTATGTAGTCAATGCTTGGACAAAAGCTGAATTATTTCGCGGTTTTGAAGTAATTTTAAGAGGAAAAGACCCCCAAGCAGGACTAATTGTTACCCCCCGTATTTGTGGTATTTGTGGCGCGTCTCACCTTAGTTGTGCATCTTGGGCCTTAGATACAGCTTGGGGTACAGAAGTTCCTCGTAACGCAATTTTAGCCAGAAATTTAGGGCAATTAGTTGAGACTATTCAAAGTCATCCTAGACATTTCTATGCTTTATATGCCATTGATTTAACCAATAAAAAGTATAAGAATAGTCCCTTTTACGAAGAAGCTTGTAAACGGTTTAGTGCCTTTACTGGAACATCTTACGAAATAGCCATTACTACCTCAGCAAAACCCGTAGAATTATATGCTTTATTTGGGGGACAATGGCCCCATTCAAGTTATATGGTTCCTGGGGGTGTCATGTGTGCGCCTACCCTAACAGATGTTACCAGGGGTTGGGGCATTATGGAGTATTTTCGCACCAATTGGTTAGAACCCGTTTGGTTAGGATGTTCCTTGGAAAGATACGAACAAATTCAAACCTATGAAGATTTCTTAGAATGGTTAGATGAGAGTCCTAATCATGCTAACTCTGACCTTGGGTTTTATTGGCGTATGGGGTTAGATATTGGGTTAGATAAATATGGTGCAGGGCCAGGTAAATATTTAACTTGGGGTTATCTTCCCCATGAAGACAAATATCAAAAACCCACCATTGAAGGACGCAATGCTGCCGTCATCATGAAAGGTGGTGTTTATGATAGCTTTACCGATACTCACCAGATGGTAGACCATACCTTCACCCGCGAGAATACCAGTCATGCTTGGTATGAAGAAGGCACTGCTGATGTTCATCCTTTTGATCGTACCACCGTACCCAAAGAAATTAATACCGGAGACTATGAAGGTAAATATTCCTGGTCTACTGCGGTAAGTCATAAAGACTTAGGCCGTATGGAAGTGGGTTCTCTAGCGCGTCAGTTAGTTGCTGGTGGTAAACATGGGGAAAGTTGGCAACATTATGATGGTTTAGTCTTGGATATGTTCAAGAAAATGGGTGGCCCTAGCATTCATTTACGGGAGTTTGCACGGATGCACGAATCCGTTAAACTGTATCGGGAAGTAGAACGGTGTCTGCGGGAATTTAAGTTAAATGACCCCTGGTACATCAAACCCACGGAAAAAGATGGCCGGGGTTGGGGTGGTACCGAAGCAAGTCGCGGGGCCCTTTGTCACTGGGTTGAAGTCGAAGGGGGCAAAATCAAGAATTATCAGGTAATTGCCCCGACTACCTGGAATGTGGGGCCAAGGGACGGTAATCATACCAGAGGGCCTATTGAAGATGCCTTAATTGGTATTCCTATCGAAGACCCCACCAACCCCGTAGAAGTGGGTCATGTGGCCCGTTCTTTTGATTCTTGTTTAGTTTGTACGGTTCACGCTCATGATGCCAAGACAGGCAAAGAATTAGCCAGGTTCCGTACTAATTAA
- a CDS encoding type II toxin-antitoxin system HicB family antitoxin — MKAELTAIIETAQEGGYWAICPEIPGANGQGETIEEAKESLKSAIQLIFEDRLADI, encoded by the coding sequence ATGAAAGCAGAATTGACAGCAATTATTGAAACCGCACAAGAAGGAGGATATTGGGCTATTTGTCCTGAAATTCCTGGTGCCAATGGTCAAGGGGAAACGATTGAAGAAGCCAAAGAAAGCTTAAAAAGTGCGATTCAATTAATTTTTGAAGATCGTTTAGCTGATATTTGA